The following coding sequences are from one Deltaproteobacteria bacterium window:
- a CDS encoding ABC transporter ATP-binding protein produces MIQIIDLHKSFGDVSVLKGLNLNIAQGKITFVIGRSGGGKSVLIKLIIGLLKPDRGQILIEGQDIAPLGEHSLNRIRQRFGMLFQNAALFDSLTIEGNIAFPLQTHTRLKEREIKELVQQKMAMVGLKDVENKMPTEISGGMRKRTGLARAIILEPEILLFDEPTTGLDPIMAEVIDDLIIQTQERTNVTSIVISHDIPATLRTAHKVAMIYEGQIVVYGTPEEIQASDNPVVQQFLKGEGEGPMILGD; encoded by the coding sequence ATCATCCAGATCATTGACCTTCACAAATCCTTTGGAGATGTCTCGGTTCTCAAAGGCCTTAACCTGAATATTGCACAAGGCAAGATTACCTTTGTCATCGGGCGCTCCGGTGGTGGAAAGAGTGTGCTGATTAAGCTCATCATCGGCCTGCTCAAACCTGACCGCGGTCAAATCCTGATCGAGGGACAGGATATCGCGCCTCTCGGAGAGCACAGCCTGAATCGAATCCGGCAACGCTTTGGTATGCTTTTTCAAAATGCAGCCCTTTTCGATTCCCTGACCATCGAGGGAAACATCGCCTTCCCCCTGCAAACCCATACGCGGCTCAAAGAAAGGGAAATCAAGGAGCTGGTCCAACAGAAGATGGCCATGGTCGGCTTGAAAGACGTTGAAAATAAGATGCCCACCGAGATTTCCGGTGGCATGCGCAAGAGAACCGGACTGGCCCGGGCCATTATCCTCGAACCTGAGATTCTGCTTTTTGATGAACCGACCACCGGCCTCGACCCGATCATGGCGGAAGTCATTGACGACCTCATCATTCAGACCCAGGAGCGCACCAATGTAACGAGCATCGTTATCAGCCACGACATTCCAGCCACCTTGCGCACCGCGCACAAAGTAGCTATGATCTATGAGGGTCAGATCGTGGTTTATGGGACACCCGAAGAAATCCAGGCCAGTGATAATCCGGTCGTCCAGCAGTTCTTGAAAGGAGAAGGCGAAGGGCCGATGATACTGGGAGACTGA
- a CDS encoding ABC transporter permease: MIKFLEILGGSIIKVIEQMGQLMLFVINTLIWIFRPPLRIRAIFKQMEFVGVKSLFVVILTGSFTGAVMTIQIFYGFSMFRAESLVSATLAIAMARELGPVLTALMVAGRAGSAIAAELGTMRVTEQIDALYVMAANPVKFLVVPRVLAGVVMLPILTVISNVMGIVGGFLVGVGLLDINRGIFINNIVEYLDVSDVFNGLIKSAVFGLILTLIGCYKGFYTTGGAEGVGKSTTEAVVMASILILASDYVMTAIMF; the protein is encoded by the coding sequence GTGATAAAATTTCTTGAGATTCTAGGCGGGTCCATCATCAAGGTTATTGAGCAGATGGGTCAGCTCATGCTCTTTGTCATCAATACCCTCATCTGGATCTTCCGCCCCCCTTTGAGAATCAGAGCGATCTTCAAACAAATGGAGTTTGTGGGTGTCAAATCGCTGTTTGTGGTGATCCTGACAGGTTCGTTCACCGGTGCGGTCATGACCATTCAAATCTTTTACGGCTTTTCCATGTTCAGGGCCGAGAGCCTGGTGAGCGCGACCCTGGCGATTGCTATGGCCCGGGAGTTGGGTCCGGTCCTGACCGCGCTCATGGTCGCCGGCCGGGCCGGATCGGCCATTGCCGCAGAGCTGGGCACCATGAGAGTCACTGAACAGATTGACGCCCTGTATGTCATGGCGGCCAATCCGGTCAAATTCCTGGTGGTGCCTCGTGTTCTGGCCGGGGTGGTCATGCTGCCCATTCTGACGGTTATTTCCAATGTAATGGGCATTGTGGGCGGGTTTCTGGTTGGAGTCGGACTGCTCGATATCAATCGAGGTATATTTATAAATAATATCGTGGAGTACCTGGATGTCTCCGATGTCTTCAACGGGCTCATCAAGTCTGCCGTCTTCGGGCTGATTCTGACCTTGATCGGGTGCTACAAGGGATTCTATACCACTGGCGGCGCGGAAGGGGTCGGGAAGTCCACGACCGAAGCCGTAGTCATGGCCTCCATCCTCATCCTGGCCAGCGATTACGTCATGACGGCGATCATGTTTTAG
- a CDS encoding adenylate/guanylate cyclase domain-containing protein yields the protein MNKFRNILKLNSMTLSLLMVVVLILVYMLGFEYLEIMELKARDFRFRLRGPVQPGPEVVLVVVDEKSLDEIGRWPWPRSKIAEVIKILDEDGARVIGFDIVFSEPDQNTNIELIHRLTKEIERQGVINKKVSGFLARELELADNDLILAQTIEKARVPVVLGYFLRIERDKTVAHITPDQIIAQVEQLKNAHYTFARLSSSNVELDQKEIAQAFMPVANIPVMSQAAVSSGYMNMFQDIDGTVRWIPMVIRLHDRYYLPLSLQTLRFYLNGIPASTYVSELGVENVKVGTYELPTDELGRFLVNYRGPSYTFPHYSMSDVLAKRFKPGTFKDKIVLAGATAVGIFDMRTTPFETSYPGLEVHANVIDSILRHDFLIRPTWAGGLDLVVMIIAGVILALVLPRISAVVGVIFALGFLMAQGGVNYLFFKNGMWLNLIFPTITIIAIYTGITAFRYITEEREKRKIKGAFQTYLHPSVVNEVLKNPDMLKLGGEKKVLTVLFSDIKGFTTISENMDPEALVHLLNEYLTAMTDLVFKYDGLLDKYEGDAVMAIWGAPLDLPDHPLQACRTSLDMMAELEKLRLKWAEENPAIPRVDIRIGLNTGEMVVGNIGSETRFDYTVIGDEVNLGSRLEGASKEYGTNIIISQATYERVKDVMLCRELDLVTVKGKTQPVRIYELIGENSQIPQEKAELVKAFSRGLKAYQSQQWDLGRKIFSQINALYPDDGPAQLFLQRVIELKKNSPPKNWDGVYVMTTK from the coding sequence ATGAATAAATTTAGAAATATTCTTAAATTGAACTCCATGACCTTGAGTCTGCTTATGGTCGTGGTCCTGATACTGGTTTACATGCTTGGGTTTGAATACCTTGAAATCATGGAGCTCAAGGCCAGGGACTTCAGATTCAGGCTCCGCGGTCCCGTTCAGCCCGGCCCGGAGGTGGTCCTGGTGGTGGTGGATGAAAAGAGCCTGGATGAGATCGGGCGCTGGCCCTGGCCTCGATCCAAGATTGCCGAGGTGATAAAGATCTTGGATGAAGACGGCGCCAGGGTCATCGGGTTTGATATCGTTTTTAGCGAACCTGATCAAAACACCAATATCGAGCTTATCCACCGCCTTACCAAGGAAATCGAGCGCCAGGGAGTCATAAATAAGAAAGTGTCCGGGTTTCTCGCCAGGGAACTTGAGCTGGCCGACAACGACCTCATTCTGGCTCAGACCATTGAAAAAGCGAGGGTTCCGGTGGTCCTGGGTTACTTTCTCCGCATCGAGAGAGACAAGACCGTGGCCCATATCACACCGGATCAGATTATAGCTCAGGTGGAGCAGTTGAAAAACGCCCATTATACCTTTGCCCGGCTTTCCAGTTCCAATGTGGAGTTGGACCAGAAGGAAATAGCCCAGGCCTTCATGCCCGTGGCCAATATTCCCGTCATGAGCCAGGCCGCTGTTTCTTCCGGATATATGAACATGTTCCAGGACATTGACGGTACGGTGCGCTGGATTCCGATGGTCATCCGGCTGCACGACAGATATTATCTCCCGCTTTCATTGCAGACCCTGCGTTTCTATCTTAATGGCATACCGGCTTCCACTTATGTGAGCGAGCTAGGTGTGGAAAATGTCAAAGTAGGCACGTATGAACTACCCACTGATGAGCTGGGGCGATTTCTGGTCAACTATCGCGGTCCCAGTTACACCTTTCCTCACTATTCCATGTCAGACGTCCTGGCCAAACGCTTCAAACCTGGAACCTTCAAGGATAAGATCGTTCTGGCCGGAGCCACTGCAGTGGGTATCTTCGACATGCGAACCACTCCCTTTGAAACCAGCTACCCCGGCCTGGAGGTCCATGCCAATGTGATAGACAGCATCCTGAGGCATGATTTTCTGATCCGCCCGACATGGGCCGGTGGCCTGGATCTGGTAGTTATGATTATAGCCGGCGTCATTCTGGCGCTGGTATTGCCAAGGATATCGGCTGTGGTCGGGGTCATTTTCGCCTTAGGCTTTTTGATGGCCCAAGGCGGAGTTAATTACCTGTTTTTTAAAAATGGCATGTGGCTCAACCTGATTTTCCCCACTATAACCATCATCGCGATTTACACCGGAATAACGGCCTTCCGTTACATCACCGAAGAGCGAGAAAAGAGAAAGATCAAAGGGGCCTTTCAAACCTATCTCCATCCCTCGGTGGTTAATGAGGTGCTCAAGAACCCGGATATGTTGAAACTGGGGGGAGAGAAGAAGGTCCTGACAGTACTTTTTTCCGATATTAAGGGCTTTACAACCATTTCAGAAAATATGGACCCCGAGGCCCTGGTTCACCTGCTCAATGAATACCTGACGGCCATGACCGACCTTGTCTTCAAGTATGACGGCCTTCTGGATAAGTACGAAGGAGATGCTGTCATGGCAATTTGGGGTGCGCCGCTGGACCTGCCAGATCATCCCTTACAGGCGTGCCGCACCAGTCTGGATATGATGGCCGAACTGGAAAAACTACGCCTGAAGTGGGCCGAGGAAAACCCGGCCATTCCGCGTGTAGATATCCGCATTGGCTTGAATACCGGCGAGATGGTGGTGGGCAACATAGGGTCAGAAACCCGGTTCGATTACACGGTCATCGGGGACGAGGTTAATCTGGGTTCCCGGCTCGAAGGCGCCAGCAAGGAGTACGGAACCAATATTATCATCAGCCAAGCGACCTACGAGCGCGTCAAGGATGTGATGCTCTGCCGGGAACTGGATCTGGTTACCGTCAAAGGTAAAACTCAACCGGTTCGTATTTACGAACTTATCGGGGAAAACAGCCAGATCCCACAGGAAAAGGCCGAGTTGGTAAAGGCTTTTTCTCGAGGGCTTAAGGCTTACCAGAGTCAGCAGTGGGACCTTGGCAGAAAAATTTTCAGCCAAATAAACGCCCTGTACCCTGATGACGGGCCGGCTCAGCTCTTTTTGCAGAGAGTCATCGAACTGAAAAAAAATTCGCCGCCTAAGAATTGGGACGGTGTATACGTCATGACAACCAAGTAA